One Methanobacterium sp. genomic region harbors:
- a CDS encoding peptidoglycan-binding domain-containing protein, producing the protein MFSTLPFAAATEIQNTTFNVTQSSSVNAVTEKGLKIGANGTYVVELQKWLKEQGYYTGDVDGSFGPYTELAVKYFQNDSSIVVDGWVATQTTCAMEDLNGVNIFEEVFSTSTSSSNVKSTDETNVTKSSTTTTKSNVNKTSSTTTSVTKKETASTATSTSKKQSTSTTKKTSTASTSSASLSAILASGAKYGYSHSASTASGMVAIGSGDCWAMSDYLYGKLSAAGIHSRIVQYSTAYSARHRSVQLYQNGAWVDVPYSSYGYSTMFKATSSKPGMTVLASC; encoded by the coding sequence ATGTTCAGTACGTTGCCATTTGCAGCAGCTACTGAAATCCAAAATACAACTTTTAATGTAACACAAAGCTCATCCGTAAATGCGGTTACGGAAAAAGGCTTAAAAATAGGAGCAAACGGAACATACGTTGTTGAATTACAGAAATGGCTCAAAGAACAGGGATATTACACTGGAGACGTTGATGGATCATTTGGTCCATACACAGAACTAGCTGTTAAATACTTCCAGAACGACTCAAGTATAGTCGTAGATGGATGGGTCGCAACTCAAACAACATGTGCAATGGAAGACCTAAACGGTGTAAACATATTTGAAGAAGTATTCAGTACTTCTACAAGTTCCAGTAACGTCAAATCAACAGATGAAACAAACGTAACCAAAAGCTCAACAACTACCACTAAATCTAATGTTAACAAAACAAGCTCAACAACTACAAGTGTAACTAAAAAAGAGACAGCAAGCACAGCTACAAGTACAAGTAAAAAACAGAGCACAAGCACAACTAAAAAAACTAGTACAGCATCAACATCATCTGCATCCTTATCAGCGATCCTTGCAAGCGGTGCTAAATACGGCTACAGTCATTCAGCTAGTACAGCTTCAGGAATGGTAGCAATAGGAAGCGGAGACTGCTGGGCAATGAGTGACTACCTATACGGAAAACTCTCTGCAGCAGGTATCCATTCAAGAATAGTTCAGTACAGTACAGCATACTCAGCACGTCACAGATCAGTTCAACTGTATCAAAACGGCGCATGGGTAGATGTTCCATACTCAAGCTACGGCTACAGTACCATGTTCAAGGCTACTTCAAGTAAGCCTGGAATGACTGTTTTAGCTTCTTGCTAA
- the hypF gene encoding carbamoyltransferase HypF, with translation MEKARILVQGIVQGVGFRPTVYRIADKMKLNGYVRNLGNSVEIILEGKKEEIKNFAKNLKQNKPPISKITYLEIEWLSSYERPEFDNFMILESSANFSGSSVIPPDVAICDKCLEETLTQGNSRYKYPFTACTDCGPRFTVIKSIPYDRVRTSMDEFPLCNECMVEYRDPLDRRYHAEATCCPTCGPSVFLYKDEILDIEDPIKEAAKLIDEGNILAIKGIGGTHLVAKTTDDDPVVTLRKRLGRMNQPFACMSPDIETIKTFAEVRDFEEKAIISRRRPIVVLNKNNDYYLAPSVAPQLHNLGVMLPYSGLQHLLFQETSEPAYIMTSANIPGEPMLIDNEEIVNKIGEIADYCLLHDRKIINRCDDSVIRFRAGDLAFIRRSRGYVPEPYDFSNIAKDINILALGPELDVTFALLKDKKCYVSQHIGNTTKYETYKYLQEAIDYMIDITRAEKIDAVACDLHPMFFTTKLAHELSEKFECDVFGVQHHHAHAGALFVDHGIDELICIAADGVGYGDDGSAWGGEILHVTGENYNRLGSLMPQNMAGGDLTTKYPIRMVISMLREFYDDEELKKLMKNEYVTYFKHGEKEIDLILKQLERGFNIQKTTSTGRILDALSSALGICGERTYEGECAMKLESVAYYGADTCEIPVEIKKHNGMYVLNTSKILLSVLENKENGIPVKNIACSAQRAVAEGLAKLGIKVADKTGVNIIGGTGGVFYNETISKTIKDVVTENGYNFIQHKNTCAGDGSVSLGQAAIAALHYKNK, from the coding sequence AAAAAAAGAAGAAATAAAAAATTTCGCAAAGAATTTAAAGCAGAATAAACCTCCAATATCTAAAATAACTTATTTAGAAATAGAATGGTTAAGTTCTTATGAAAGGCCAGAATTTGATAATTTTATGATCCTTGAAAGTTCTGCCAACTTTTCAGGGTCTTCTGTAATTCCTCCAGATGTTGCAATATGTGATAAATGCCTGGAAGAAACACTTACTCAAGGAAATAGCAGGTATAAATATCCATTTACCGCATGTACTGATTGTGGACCTCGCTTTACAGTTATAAAATCAATTCCTTATGACCGCGTGCGGACATCCATGGATGAGTTTCCCCTGTGTAATGAGTGCATGGTTGAATATAGAGATCCGCTGGACCGCCGTTACCACGCTGAGGCAACCTGCTGTCCCACATGCGGGCCTTCTGTTTTCCTCTACAAAGATGAAATTTTAGACATAGAAGATCCAATAAAAGAAGCTGCAAAACTCATAGATGAAGGGAATATACTCGCTATAAAAGGAATAGGTGGAACTCATCTTGTTGCAAAGACAACCGATGATGATCCTGTTGTCACTTTAAGAAAACGGCTTGGAAGGATGAATCAACCATTTGCATGCATGTCACCAGATATTGAAACCATAAAGACATTTGCAGAGGTAAGAGATTTTGAAGAAAAAGCCATTATATCAAGAAGGAGACCCATAGTTGTGCTTAACAAGAACAATGACTATTATTTAGCTCCTTCTGTCGCTCCCCAACTCCATAATCTTGGAGTAATGCTTCCTTATTCTGGACTACAACATTTACTCTTTCAGGAAACCAGTGAACCAGCTTATATTATGACATCGGCCAATATACCTGGAGAACCAATGCTCATAGATAATGAGGAAATTGTAAATAAAATAGGAGAAATTGCAGATTACTGCCTCCTCCATGATAGAAAAATAATTAACAGGTGTGATGATTCGGTTATTAGATTTAGAGCTGGAGATTTAGCTTTTATAAGGCGTTCTAGAGGATATGTGCCCGAACCATACGATTTCTCGAATATAGCTAAGGATATAAACATTCTTGCACTTGGACCTGAACTAGATGTAACTTTTGCTCTTCTTAAAGATAAAAAATGCTACGTATCACAGCATATCGGCAATACAACCAAGTATGAAACTTACAAATATCTTCAGGAAGCTATAGATTACATGATAGACATAACAAGGGCTGAAAAAATAGATGCTGTAGCATGTGACCTTCATCCAATGTTTTTTACAACCAAACTTGCACATGAACTGAGTGAAAAGTTTGAATGTGATGTTTTCGGCGTCCAGCACCACCATGCGCATGCAGGGGCGTTGTTTGTAGACCATGGAATTGATGAACTGATATGTATCGCTGCAGACGGTGTAGGTTATGGAGATGACGGATCTGCATGGGGTGGTGAGATACTGCATGTTACAGGCGAAAATTACAATCGTTTAGGAAGTTTAATGCCTCAAAACATGGCAGGTGGAGATTTAACTACCAAATATCCTATAAGAATGGTTATATCCATGTTACGTGAGTTTTATGATGATGAAGAACTTAAAAAGCTCATGAAAAACGAGTATGTTACTTACTTCAAGCACGGCGAAAAGGAAATAGACCTCATATTAAAGCAGCTTGAACGCGGCTTCAATATCCAGAAAACAACAAGCACAGGGCGTATTCTTGATGCACTCTCTTCTGCACTGGGAATTTGTGGTGAAAGAACATATGAAGGAGAATGTGCTATGAAACTTGAATCTGTAGCTTATTATGGTGCAGATACCTGTGAAATTCCTGTTGAAATTAAAAAACATAACGGAATGTATGTACTTAACACATCTAAAATACTTCTTTCAGTTTTAGAAAATAAAGAGAACGGAATACCTGTAAAAAATATTGCATGTTCTGCACAAAGGGCTGTTGCTGAAGGCCTTGCAAAATTAGGCATAAAAGTAGCAGATAAAACGGGTGTAAACATAATTGGTGGAACTGGTGGTGTATTTTACAATGAGACCATAAGCAAAACCATAAAAGATGTTGTTACAGAAAATGGATATAATTTTATCCAACATAAAAATACATGTGCCGGAGATGGTTCTGTATCTTTAGGGCAGGCTGCTATTGCTGCACTGCATTATAAGAATAAATAA